From the genome of Sphingobacterium kitahiroshimense, one region includes:
- a CDS encoding M20/M25/M40 family metallo-hydrolase encodes MKRTALLTLLSISTFTTAVFAQQDSMMLDKIYHESFYQGQAYDNLHYLTKQIGHRIAGSPAADKAVVWSKSLMEKLDFDKVYLQDVKLPYWDRGPKEKAYIVGSKESLNILALGGSVATPSKGITAEVIEVQLLSDLKKFGDQVRGKIVFVNKPWDESIVETGVAYGLNSSQRSRGPAEAAKLGAVAYLFRSLSSSTTDDYPHTGGTGYVKGIDSIPAMAISATSAIKLSEALKTNPHTKVYLEQHSAWKGMVQTHNVIAEWKGAEFPDKIITIGGHIDSWDVGEGAHDNGTGTMGTLDAIRTLMALGYKPKHTIRLVFYMNEENGVHGASTYGQVAKDKREQIVAAIESDAGGFAPRGFDIKASAERVVWMQQHWKPLFEQKFWVSRFLQGSPGVDSGVWGQHFPNTVMFNFRPDPHRYFDLHHTAKDVFEAVDKRELQSGVAAIASLLYLVDQQIEQL; translated from the coding sequence ATGAAACGAACAGCATTACTAACCTTACTTTCTATTTCTACCTTTACCACTGCAGTTTTTGCACAGCAGGATTCCATGATGTTAGATAAAATCTATCATGAATCTTTCTATCAAGGACAGGCTTACGACAATTTGCACTACCTCACAAAACAGATCGGCCATCGTATTGCCGGATCACCTGCGGCTGATAAAGCTGTAGTCTGGTCCAAAAGCCTGATGGAAAAACTTGATTTCGACAAGGTATACCTACAGGATGTAAAACTCCCTTATTGGGATCGCGGTCCAAAAGAAAAAGCCTACATAGTAGGTTCAAAGGAGTCTCTAAATATCCTCGCGTTAGGAGGTTCAGTAGCCACTCCATCCAAAGGGATAACAGCCGAGGTTATTGAAGTCCAATTGTTAAGTGATCTGAAGAAATTTGGTGACCAGGTACGTGGAAAAATTGTTTTCGTCAATAAACCATGGGACGAGTCTATCGTAGAAACTGGTGTTGCATATGGACTCAACTCAAGTCAGCGAAGCCGCGGTCCAGCTGAGGCTGCTAAATTAGGAGCAGTTGCTTACTTATTTCGATCTTTATCATCATCCACAACTGATGACTATCCCCATACAGGAGGAACAGGTTATGTCAAAGGAATCGATAGTATTCCTGCTATGGCAATATCTGCGACTTCAGCCATTAAGTTGAGCGAAGCATTAAAAACCAATCCTCACACAAAAGTTTATCTGGAACAGCATTCCGCTTGGAAAGGAATGGTGCAGACACACAACGTTATTGCAGAATGGAAAGGTGCAGAATTTCCTGATAAGATTATCACGATCGGTGGACATATTGATTCTTGGGATGTAGGAGAAGGGGCACACGATAATGGAACCGGTACTATGGGGACTCTAGATGCGATACGTACCTTGATGGCATTAGGATATAAGCCTAAGCACACCATCCGTTTAGTATTTTATATGAACGAGGAAAATGGAGTGCATGGTGCATCAACCTATGGACAGGTCGCTAAAGATAAGCGGGAACAGATTGTTGCCGCAATAGAAAGTGATGCTGGTGGATTTGCACCTAGGGGTTTTGACATTAAAGCCTCTGCCGAAAGAGTTGTGTGGATGCAACAACATTGGAAGCCTTTATTTGAACAGAAATTCTGGGTATCACGTTTTTTACAGGGAAGTCCAGGAGTAGATTCAGGAGTCTGGGGACAGCATTTTCCAAATACCGTAATGTTCAACTTTAGACCAGATCCGCATCGTTATTTTGATCTGCACCATACGGCAAAAGATGTCTTTGAAGCCGTCGATAAACGAGAACTGCAATCAGGAGTAGCGGCTATTGCCTCTTTGCTGTATTTAGTTGATCAACAGATAGAACAGCTGTAA
- a CDS encoding alpha/beta hydrolase codes for MKIILLLLSAFLFQVTIAQKNKIVNNEFTVFEINNKQGKIEFMVLDTAMNTKKPIFLWCQGSLPIPLYINYKSVGLHLYGGGITNFEYNEIKKHYHLVVISMPETPLIVDEVQLNDSYWYYGDSKDKNIPSLAYQNADNLDNYTNRALTVLKFLKRKEWVDNTKLIVVGHSQGGQVATKIAVKHKGVTKLALTGTNPFGRIDQNIRQSRKNAEQNKVSWEQADKEMEQQYQFYQNVNNPLKNKNNPNLRSWQSFSKPLINDWLTLNIPIYMAYGTADVASDLCDLVPLYFIRENKTNLSYKRYLNLEHNYFEINKNGDVDYDKPHWIDVMDAILNWSLKI; via the coding sequence ATGAAAATTATTCTTCTTCTTTTATCTGCTTTTTTATTTCAAGTAACTATTGCTCAAAAAAACAAAATCGTGAATAATGAATTTACAGTTTTTGAGATCAACAATAAGCAAGGCAAAATTGAATTTATGGTATTAGATACGGCAATGAATACAAAGAAACCAATATTTTTATGGTGCCAAGGTTCTCTCCCTATTCCATTATATATCAACTATAAATCCGTAGGGCTGCATCTATATGGCGGAGGGATAACAAATTTTGAATACAATGAAATCAAAAAACATTATCACCTTGTTGTTATTTCAATGCCTGAAACACCACTTATCGTTGATGAAGTACAATTAAATGATTCTTATTGGTACTATGGGGATTCTAAAGATAAAAACATTCCAAGCTTGGCTTATCAAAATGCAGATAATTTGGATAATTACACAAATAGAGCTCTAACTGTTTTGAAATTTTTAAAGAGAAAAGAATGGGTAGACAATACAAAATTGATCGTAGTTGGACATTCGCAGGGTGGTCAAGTGGCTACTAAAATTGCTGTTAAACACAAGGGTGTTACCAAACTTGCTTTAACAGGAACAAACCCATTCGGTCGTATAGACCAGAACATCAGACAGTCTCGAAAAAATGCAGAACAAAACAAAGTATCCTGGGAGCAGGCTGATAAAGAAATGGAACAACAATACCAATTCTATCAAAATGTCAATAACCCATTGAAAAACAAGAATAATCCTAATTTAAGATCTTGGCAGTCATTCTCCAAACCGTTGATTAATGATTGGTTGACCCTCAACATTCCAATTTATATGGCATATGGCACAGCCGATGTCGCATCGGATCTCTGCGATTTGGTTCCATTATATTTCATTAGAGAAAATAAAACCAATCTATCGTATAAGCGATACCTTAATCTTGAACATAATTACTTTGAAATAAATAAAAATGGAGATGTGGATTATGATAAGCCGCATTGGATCGATGTTATGGACGCTATTTTAAATTGGTCATTAAAAATTTAG
- the uraH gene encoding hydroxyisourate hydrolase — protein MKKITLIILVFIGIMQVSLAQETKFQLSSHILDITTGKPATNVKITLSKMNKNDTWTMVEEKNTDSNGRIKDFLKQDGKDNTGIYKLTFHTSPYFKSLGNKSFYPFIEVVFELVDNEHYHVPITLSPFGYSTYRGN, from the coding sequence ATGAAAAAAATAACACTTATAATTTTAGTCTTCATCGGCATAATGCAAGTGAGTCTAGCTCAAGAAACTAAGTTTCAACTTTCAAGTCATATTCTAGACATCACGACTGGTAAACCTGCTACGAATGTTAAAATTACATTGTCGAAAATGAACAAGAATGACACCTGGACTATGGTAGAAGAAAAAAATACGGATAGTAATGGTCGAATAAAAGACTTTTTAAAACAGGACGGAAAAGATAATACAGGCATTTATAAGTTAACATTTCACACCAGCCCGTACTTTAAGTCTCTAGGAAATAAATCATTCTACCCATTTATAGAGGTTGTTTTTGAACTTGTGGACAATGAACATTACCATGTACCTATTACGCTATCTCCTTTTGGTTATTCAACATACAGAGGAAATTAA
- a CDS encoding lipocalin family protein, giving the protein MNTKTLIFIFSLTAILFNSCASIPKNTKAIENFDVNKYLGTWYEIARFDFRFEKDLDNVSAQYSLNEKGNVKVLNSGYNFVKKEWKKAEGIAKFRGNKDIAALKVSFFGPFYSGYNVVSMDDGYKYALVAGKDLNYLWILSRTKEIPESVKTKFLKIATEIGYDTSKLVWVKHDRTDSPFIQKN; this is encoded by the coding sequence ATGAATACTAAGACTCTAATTTTTATCTTTTCTTTAACAGCTATACTTTTTAATTCCTGTGCTTCAATTCCAAAAAATACAAAGGCAATTGAAAACTTTGATGTCAATAAATATTTAGGAACTTGGTACGAAATAGCACGTTTTGATTTTCGTTTTGAAAAAGATCTAGACAACGTTTCGGCTCAGTACAGTTTGAACGAAAAAGGAAATGTAAAGGTATTGAACAGTGGATATAATTTTGTAAAGAAAGAATGGAAAAAAGCCGAAGGAATTGCAAAATTTAGAGGAAATAAAGATATAGCGGCATTAAAAGTAAGTTTTTTTGGTCCTTTTTATTCGGGGTATAATGTGGTTTCAATGGATGATGGCTATAAATATGCATTGGTAGCAGGTAAAGACTTAAATTATCTCTGGATTTTATCAAGAACAAAAGAGATTCCTGAATCGGTTAAAACGAAGTTTCTAAAAATTGCAACAGAAATTGGTTATGACACATCTAAATTAGTATGGGTGAAGCATGACCGAACGGATAGTCCCTTTATCCAAAAAAACTAA
- a CDS encoding lycopene cyclase domain-containing protein — protein MIIYTYSLILFFTIIICLIASFDKRILFNRHFGAFLKAALLVAIPFIAWDVWFTSKGVWWFNTDYTLGIVVAGLPIEEWLFFICIPFSCAFTYFCFDKFFNLDRLAGFNNIIVFVSIIVCSVIALRHYDKIYTLVTAIATIITLIYLHFIARADWITKASLVFSVLMLGFLPVNGVLTGFGLESPIVNYNPGDFLGIRILTIPIEDAVYGYTQFLLVIYFFTKFKKNENEY, from the coding sequence ATGATAATATATACATATTCTTTAATTTTATTTTTTACAATCATCATTTGTCTGATCGCTTCTTTTGATAAACGAATTCTGTTCAACCGCCACTTTGGAGCATTTTTAAAGGCTGCTCTATTGGTTGCTATTCCATTTATCGCTTGGGATGTTTGGTTTACTTCAAAAGGTGTTTGGTGGTTCAACACAGATTATACACTTGGAATTGTCGTCGCCGGTTTACCTATCGAAGAGTGGTTATTCTTTATCTGTATTCCGTTTTCTTGTGCATTTACCTATTTCTGTTTTGATAAATTTTTCAATCTAGACAGACTTGCAGGTTTTAATAATATAATTGTTTTTGTAAGCATTATTGTCTGTTCGGTGATCGCTTTGCGGCATTATGATAAGATCTATACTTTAGTAACCGCAATAGCGACAATTATAACCTTGATTTATCTACATTTTATTGCGCGAGCAGATTGGATTACCAAAGCTTCTTTAGTATTCAGCGTTTTGATGCTTGGCTTTCTTCCTGTCAATGGAGTACTGACTGGATTTGGATTGGAATCTCCTATTGTGAATTACAACCCCGGTGATTTTTTAGGCATACGCATATTAACAATACCAATCGAAGATGCTGTATATGGCTACACCCAGTTTCTATTGGTTATTTATTTTTTCACAAAATTTAAAAAAAATGAAAATGAATACTAA
- a CDS encoding sterol desaturase family protein encodes MNFLITMIVFVLMEGATWIIHKYIMHGFLWVLHKDHHDHSNDGPLEKNDYFFVIFAIPTIILMYFGSLKELNYLFYIGLGIMLYGMAYFFIHDIFIHQRIKFLTKTQNAYFLALRRAHKQHHKHTTKHHGECFGFLYVPFKYFQMYFNPDKK; translated from the coding sequence ATGAATTTTTTAATAACAATGATCGTTTTTGTACTGATGGAGGGTGCAACCTGGATTATCCATAAATACATCATGCATGGTTTTTTGTGGGTGCTACATAAGGATCATCACGATCACAGCAATGATGGTCCACTCGAAAAAAATGATTACTTCTTTGTCATATTCGCGATTCCTACGATTATTTTAATGTACTTTGGTTCGCTAAAAGAGCTTAATTATCTGTTCTATATCGGATTGGGCATCATGCTGTACGGTATGGCTTATTTTTTTATTCATGATATTTTTATCCATCAGCGGATTAAATTCTTGACCAAAACTCAAAATGCTTATTTCTTGGCTCTCCGTAGAGCGCACAAGCAACATCACAAGCATACGACGAAACATCATGGGGAATGTTTTGGTTTTTTATATGTGCCCTTCAAATATTTTCAAATGTATTTTAATCCGGATAAAAAATGA
- a CDS encoding SRPBCC family protein, producing the protein MRHQLYREQQLNCDIETAWHFFSSPVNLSKITPEDMRFEIISTDDHQDIFEGMIINYIVSPMFKIPLKWRTRISQVELNKSFTDFQERGPYKYWSHFHEFIPNSNGILVKDTIDYELPFGILGNIAHRIFVRKKLTDIFNFRYVVLEKMFNAKK; encoded by the coding sequence ATGAGACATCAATTATATAGAGAACAACAATTAAATTGTGATATCGAAACTGCTTGGCATTTTTTTTCTTCTCCGGTCAACTTGTCGAAAATAACACCAGAAGATATGCGATTTGAAATCATTTCTACGGATGATCATCAAGATATTTTTGAAGGAATGATCATAAATTATATTGTTTCGCCTATGTTTAAAATTCCATTAAAATGGCGAACCAGAATCAGTCAAGTTGAATTAAATAAGAGCTTTACTGATTTTCAAGAAAGAGGTCCTTATAAATATTGGAGCCATTTTCATGAATTTATCCCAAATAGCAATGGGATTCTGGTAAAGGATACTATAGATTATGAATTACCATTTGGTATATTGGGTAATATCGCACATCGGATTTTCGTAAGAAAGAAATTAACTGATATTTTTAATTTCCGATATGTTGTATTAGAAAAAATGTTTAACGCCAAAAAATAA
- a CDS encoding phytoene/squalene synthase family protein, translating into MKQLFDELSFTVSKITTQKYSTSFSLGILALCPSIRNAIYAIYGYVRLADEIVDSFHGYDKAKLLNRLKEETDHALEERISLNPILQSFQQVVHQYSIDRKLISQFLHSMEMDLHKIDYNSERYKEYIFGSAEVVGLMCLQVFTNGDREYYEKLKPYAMKLGSAFQKINFLRDLKDDYQILGRTYFPNIDMEIFDNQAKIEIENEIEQEFNEALMGIKKLPNSAMFGVYLAYKYYLSLFKKIKRKSSEDILNSRVRIANSEKAYVAFKSYVRYKTAYL; encoded by the coding sequence ATGAAACAACTATTCGACGAACTTTCTTTCACCGTAAGTAAAATTACAACACAAAAGTATAGTACAAGTTTTTCGCTAGGCATTTTAGCGCTCTGTCCATCTATTCGCAATGCGATTTATGCCATATATGGATACGTAAGGCTAGCTGATGAAATTGTAGATAGTTTTCATGGATACGATAAAGCGAAACTTTTGAATAGATTAAAAGAAGAAACTGATCATGCACTGGAGGAAAGAATTTCACTAAATCCGATTTTACAATCTTTTCAACAGGTAGTTCATCAATATTCAATTGACAGAAAACTAATCAGCCAATTTTTACATAGTATGGAAATGGATCTTCACAAAATTGATTATAATTCTGAACGTTATAAGGAATACATTTTTGGCTCAGCTGAAGTCGTGGGATTAATGTGTCTGCAGGTATTTACAAATGGTGATCGAGAATATTATGAAAAATTGAAACCTTATGCGATGAAATTGGGTTCTGCTTTTCAGAAAATTAATTTCTTACGGGATTTAAAAGATGATTATCAGATTTTAGGCCGTACTTATTTCCCCAACATTGACATGGAAATATTTGATAATCAAGCGAAAATTGAGATTGAAAATGAAATTGAACAAGAATTTAATGAAGCATTGATGGGAATAAAAAAACTTCCAAACTCTGCTATGTTTGGTGTTTATCTGGCCTATAAATATTATCTATCTTTATTTAAAAAGATCAAGCGAAAATCTTCTGAAGACATATTGAACAGTAGGGTGCGAATTGCCAATTCTGAAAAAGCTTATGTAGCATTTAAAAGCTATGTGAGATATAAAACTGCTTATTTATGA
- a CDS encoding phytoene desaturase family protein, translated as MKKKIAVIGSGFSGLSAAAYLAKAGNEVHVFEKHDQPGGRARQFKTEEGYVFDMGPSWYWMPDIIDNFFTDFGSKTTDFFELISLNPQFEMIFADDKIAVPENLDELKMLFEKIEEGAGLQLEKFMKSAKFKYEVGMQDFVNKPCHSWAEFISPKIARSALKLDLLSNFRNYVAKYFKNEKLRTLMEFPVIFLGASPKNIPALYSLMNYGGYALGTHYPLGGFYQLVLGMKQLAEKQGATFHFSNIVESINTENGSVISLTVNGNMLDFDTVVASSDYHHTETLLNKEDRNYTEEYWKNRVFAPSSLIYYLGINQTLPNLKHHTLFFEHDLDEHIDCIYEDKKWPEKPLFYVCCPSKTDEGVAPNGKENVFLLMPLATGINDEESVREKYLAEMMTRLENHLGIRNLMSMIEYKRSYCVQDFISDYNAYDGNAYGLANTMGQTAVLKPKIRNKKIKNLFYTGQLTVPGPGVPPSIISGKIVSNEIINAKN; from the coding sequence ATGAAGAAAAAAATTGCTGTTATAGGTTCTGGTTTTTCAGGTTTATCTGCTGCTGCTTATTTGGCAAAAGCTGGAAATGAAGTTCATGTTTTTGAAAAACATGATCAGCCGGGAGGAAGGGCCCGACAATTTAAAACTGAGGAAGGTTATGTCTTTGATATGGGACCAAGTTGGTATTGGATGCCTGATATTATCGATAATTTTTTTACTGATTTCGGATCTAAAACTACTGATTTTTTTGAGTTAATTTCATTGAATCCACAGTTCGAAATGATCTTCGCCGATGATAAAATTGCTGTACCTGAAAATTTAGATGAATTAAAAATGTTGTTTGAAAAAATCGAAGAAGGTGCCGGATTGCAATTGGAAAAATTTATGAAATCTGCTAAATTTAAGTATGAGGTTGGGATGCAGGATTTTGTCAATAAGCCTTGCCACAGCTGGGCAGAATTTATCTCTCCTAAAATAGCCCGAAGCGCCTTAAAATTAGATCTGCTATCAAATTTCAGAAACTACGTTGCAAAATATTTTAAAAACGAAAAGCTAAGGACTTTAATGGAATTTCCGGTCATATTTTTGGGTGCTTCACCAAAAAATATTCCGGCTCTATATAGTTTGATGAATTATGGTGGTTATGCCCTGGGGACACATTATCCGTTAGGTGGTTTTTACCAGTTGGTATTAGGGATGAAGCAATTAGCTGAAAAACAAGGTGCAACTTTTCATTTCAGTAATATTGTTGAAAGCATAAATACTGAAAACGGAAGTGTTATTTCTCTAACTGTCAATGGAAATATGCTCGATTTTGACACGGTAGTTGCCTCTTCAGATTATCATCATACGGAGACACTCCTTAATAAAGAGGATAGAAATTATACTGAAGAGTACTGGAAAAATAGAGTATTTGCTCCTTCAAGCTTAATCTACTATTTGGGTATTAACCAGACTCTTCCTAATCTGAAGCATCATACGCTTTTCTTTGAGCATGACCTGGACGAACACATTGATTGTATATACGAAGATAAAAAATGGCCAGAGAAACCGCTATTCTATGTGTGCTGTCCATCCAAAACTGACGAAGGCGTAGCTCCTAATGGTAAAGAGAATGTATTTCTTCTGATGCCTTTGGCTACTGGAATTAATGATGAAGAATCAGTAAGAGAAAAATACTTAGCAGAAATGATGACAAGACTTGAAAATCATCTGGGCATTCGTAATCTCATGTCAATGATTGAATATAAAAGAAGTTATTGTGTGCAAGATTTTATTTCAGACTATAATGCCTATGATGGTAATGCTTATGGGTTGGCAAATACAATGGGGCAAACCGCTGTTTTAAAACCTAAAATAAGAAACAAAAAAATTAAAAATTTATTCTATACTGGTCAATTGACCGTTCCCGGTCCTGGAGTACCTCCATCTATTATTTCCGGTAAAATTGTATCTAATGAAATTATTAACGCTAAAAACTAA
- a CDS encoding MarR family winged helix-turn-helix transcriptional regulator, which translates to MKYDMVKNVFTLLEQFELENALYIKYQSNIEGFKEWIAVNHNHGDKQNDLYWEGKENGRSASSVINTLIVHLNRYAKSYSKSAIFGSEFSTQEDFIYLINLKDFGEMIKMDLIKKNVHDKPAGMQIINRLITKGWVDQTNSEIDKRSKYLKINDKGLAVLEQQMEKIRQASEIVTGDLTDNEKMELIRLLNKLTEFHMPIYDKNIESEYLLTEVLKEKK; encoded by the coding sequence ATGAAATACGATATGGTCAAAAATGTTTTTACACTTCTAGAACAATTTGAGCTAGAAAACGCTTTATACATAAAATACCAATCTAATATTGAAGGTTTTAAGGAGTGGATAGCTGTTAATCATAATCATGGCGATAAACAAAATGATCTTTATTGGGAGGGAAAAGAAAATGGCCGTAGTGCATCAAGTGTCATTAATACTTTGATAGTGCATTTAAATAGGTACGCTAAAAGTTACTCGAAATCTGCCATTTTCGGTTCCGAGTTTTCTACTCAAGAAGATTTTATCTATCTGATTAACTTGAAAGATTTCGGAGAAATGATCAAAATGGATTTAATTAAAAAAAATGTTCATGATAAACCTGCGGGCATGCAAATAATAAACCGTTTAATTACAAAAGGTTGGGTAGATCAAACAAATTCTGAGATTGATAAAAGAAGTAAATATTTAAAAATAAACGATAAAGGCTTAGCTGTTTTAGAACAGCAAATGGAAAAGATAAGACAAGCTAGTGAGATTGTGACAGGTGACTTAACAGATAACGAAAAAATGGAATTAATAAGATTGCTCAATAAGCTCACTGAATTTCATATGCCGATCTACGATAAAAATATCGAATCTGAATATTTATTGACTGAAGTCTTAAAAGAAAAAAAGTAA
- a CDS encoding serine hydrolase domain-containing protein codes for MPKTIIFSLLIFLSISVNGQDFTQIAGKIMERDSIPEMAFAVVTKDSIIIKKVLGHHKISEIDDKSDANLSDYFHLGSNTKAITSFVIAKLVESEKIDWNTKFFNLFPDLIVGSHTNYKHITLADLLAHKANIQPFTSGAAYQKLPKFTGNKQEMREKFSQYVLTLPPFDNSNKYNYSNAGYSVATLMAEKVSGKSWEELINIFLSEELNIDVAFGWPNRNFENQPFGHWSENGKIVSIYSDNDYNLKMAEPAGDLSMNIENYAKFIQLNLLGLAGQDNFLKSRTYEFLHTASDEYALGWGNYTKNDEEISEHAGSDGTFFSYSQIDRKKLIGYIVLVNSGAESAQLGVFEMINHLKNNKK; via the coding sequence ATGCCTAAGACAATCATTTTTTCATTATTAATATTTTTATCTATCTCAGTGAATGGGCAAGATTTCACCCAAATTGCGGGAAAAATTATGGAAAGAGATAGCATTCCTGAAATGGCATTTGCTGTCGTTACAAAAGACAGCATTATCATTAAAAAGGTTTTAGGACATCATAAAATATCTGAAATAGATGATAAATCGGATGCTAACTTATCAGATTATTTTCATTTAGGTTCAAATACAAAAGCTATAACAAGTTTTGTGATCGCAAAATTAGTCGAAAGCGAAAAAATTGATTGGAACACCAAATTCTTTAACCTTTTTCCAGACCTAATCGTTGGATCACACACAAATTATAAACATATAACATTAGCAGATCTGCTTGCTCATAAAGCGAATATACAGCCTTTCACAAGCGGAGCTGCATATCAAAAACTTCCAAAATTTACCGGAAATAAACAGGAAATGCGTGAAAAGTTTTCCCAATATGTATTAACGCTTCCTCCATTCGATAATAGTAATAAATACAACTATTCAAATGCAGGATATAGTGTTGCAACTTTAATGGCTGAAAAAGTTAGTGGAAAATCTTGGGAAGAATTAATCAATATATTTCTTAGTGAAGAATTAAATATTGACGTCGCTTTCGGTTGGCCCAATAGAAACTTCGAAAATCAGCCCTTTGGACATTGGTCTGAAAATGGAAAGATTGTCTCAATTTATTCTGATAATGATTACAATTTAAAAATGGCTGAACCTGCTGGAGATTTGAGTATGAATATTGAAAACTATGCAAAATTCATCCAACTAAATTTGCTAGGTTTAGCTGGACAAGACAATTTTTTAAAATCTAGGACTTATGAATTTCTTCATACTGCAAGCGATGAATACGCATTAGGCTGGGGTAATTACACTAAAAATGATGAAGAAATTTCAGAACACGCCGGGTCGGACGGAACATTTTTTTCCTATTCACAAATTGACCGAAAAAAGCTAATAGGTTATATTGTACTAGTGAATAGTGGCGCTGAATCAGCTCAACTTGGTGTCTTCGAAATGATTAATCATCTAAAAAATAACAAAAAATGA